A region from the Eriocheir sinensis breed Jianghai 21 chromosome 48, ASM2467909v1, whole genome shotgun sequence genome encodes:
- the LOC126981419 gene encoding dipeptidyl peptidase 1-like translates to MCVGSRRRPILVVLIMLIGVLAVLCVAGAAIADTPANCLFEDIRGTWTFYETERSGDNTLSCDTMGPVVYVKNFTLDFPNTVMDELGHQGTWTLVWNQGFEVNINQRSYFAWSYYEGNFISATSYCDRTFTGWSRDATVRNWSCFFGNKTTEVPPRETKKMSIPSAMLHQTYKNDHQMIERINGKQSSWRAKAYPEHEKYTVEEMMQRMGGPGSVLTNPPRPAPATSEQRARVSLLPENFDWRDVNGVNYVAPVRDQASCGSCYTFASLAQIESRVRIATQNVRQDVFSTQDVVSCTPLAQGCAGGFSFLIAGRYAQDQGVVAEECNPYTGKDDACVTDSTCSRTYVSDYEYLGGYYGACNEELMLQALVENGPLAVAYAVYDDFGSYEGGIYHHTGERNEFNPFEYVNHAVLLVGYGVDEATGEKYWSVKNSWGDAWGEAGYFRIRRGTNECSIESMAVEITAIP, encoded by the exons GCGGTGTTGTGCGTGGCAGGGGCGGCCATTGCCGACACCCCCGCCAACTGCCTCTTTGAGGACATTCGCGGCACCTGGACCTTCTACGAGACGGAGCGAAGCGGCGACAACACCCTCAGCTGCGACACCATGGGCCCCGTCGTGTACGTGAAGAACTTCACCCTTGACTTCCCTAACACCGTCATGGACGAGCTGGGGCATCAAGGCACCTGGACCTTGGTTTGGAACCAAGGTTTTGAG GTAAACATCAACCAAAGGTCTTACTTCGCCTGGTCCTACTACGAGGGAAACTTTATCTCCGCCACGTCATACTGCGACAGAACCTTCACCGGTTGGTCTCGCGATGCTACCGTCAGGAACTGGTCATGCTTCTTTGGCAATAAAACCACGGAG GTTCCTCCTCGTGAGACCAAGAAGATGTCGATCCCCTCAGCGATGCTTCACCAAACGTATAAAAATGACCACCAAATGATTGAAAGAATCAACGGCAAGCAGTCCTCGTGGAGGGCTAAAGCTTACCCAGAACAcgagaa GTACACAGTGGAGGAGATGATGCAGCGGATGGGTGGTCCTGGCTCAGTGCTCACCAATCCTCCTCGCCCCGCGCCGGCCACATCGGAGCAGAGGGCACGCGTCTCCCTCTTGCCCGAGAACTTTGACTGGCGTGATGTGAACGGCGTCAACTACGTGGCACCGGTGCGAGACCAAGCCAGCTGCGGCTCATGCTACACCTTTGCCTCCTTGGCCCAGATTGAGTCGAGGGTCAGAATAGCAACCCAAAATGTGCGACAAGACGTCTTCTCTACACAG GATGTTGTGTCCTGCACCCCGCTAGCTCAGGGCTGCGCAGGAGGCTTTAGCTTCTTGATCGCTGGTCGCTACGCACAGGACCAAGGCGTGGTGGCTGAGGAATGCAACCCATACACTGGCAAG GATGACGCATGTGTCACTGATTCCACTTGTTCCCGGACTTACGTCAGCGACTACGAGTACCTGGGTGGCTACTATGGCGCATGCAACGAGGAGCTGATGCTGCAGGCACTGGTGGAGAACGGGCCCCTTGCAGTTGCCTATGCAGTCTATGATGACTTTGGAAGCTATGAGGGTGGCATCTATCACCACACAGGCGAGAGGAACGAGTTCAATCCATTTGAG TACGTGAACCACGCCGTGCTGCTAGTGGGCTACGGGGTGGACGAGGCCACAGGGGAAAAGTACTGGAGCGTCAAGAACTCCTGGGGTGACGCCTGGGGAGAGGCTGGCTACTTCAGGATTCGTCGAGGAACCAACGAATGTTCGATCGAGTCAATGGCCGTGGAAATCACCGCTATCCCTTGA